CGTGCTCGACGGACAGGTGCGCGGCCTGCTCGTCGAAGTCCCCGGTCGGGTAGCCGCGTTCGGCGACCAGCCGACCGACCAGGGCGTCGGCGTCGCCTACCGCTTCGGCGGGGGTGTCCACGAAGCGGAGCTGCACCTCCTCCCAGGCGGCGGTGTAGCGGGCCCGGGACTCGGGGCTGAGCGGGGTCAGGGTGAGTTCGGCGTGCCGGCGCTGCCGGGCGCGGAGCTCCTTCTCCGCCGCGCCGCGGTCGGCGTGCTCGGCGACCACCCGGTCGTACTCCGGGCCGAAACGGTTGCGCAGCTCACGGCGGCGGCTGGCCCGCACGGCCACCGCGGCCGCCAGGGCGGCGATCACGAGTACGACGAGAACGATGACGACTACCTGCGTGGGCGACATGGCCTCCTCCTTCGTCATCTGGTATTCCCGCCGGCACCTGATCGCCAATCCCGATCGGGCCTACTTTTCGACAGGTCTCCGACGTGCCCGGGACGAAGGGATCGACAGGTGACGGTCCGGCAGCACGGGTATTCGAGTTTTCAAAATACCCGTAACGGGATGATTCCGGCGCGGAACGCGTACCCGGTCCGGTCGGGGCGGGACGTCCGGGTACCTTCGTCCACCGTGGAGATACCGCCTCGAACGTGAGCGGACGGAACGGACGGTAGTGCAACACGCCACGATTACGTATCCTGCCCAAGGCGCTCGTACCGGTGCCTGGCGTGCCGGGCGGGGCGCTGTCCGGCCGGCGCCGGCGCCACCCCTGCCACACCTTCCGGGCGAGGTCTGATGAACTCCCGCGACTGGCCGCTCCGCTCGAAGCTGACCGCGCTGGTCGTCGCCCCGGTGGCCGCCCTGCTGGCCCTCTGGATCTTCGCCACCACGCTCGCTCTCGGCCCCGCCCTCGACCTGCTCGCCGGCCGTACGCTGCTCACCGGGCTCGGCCTGCCCGGCGACCGGCTGGTGCTCGACCTGCAACAGGAACGACGACTCTCGGTGGCCCAGCTCGCCGGCGAGCGGGAGCTGCCGGCGCTGCGCGACCAGCGGCTGCGGACCGACCGGGCGGTGACCGAGCTGCGCCGCCGGGCCGGCCTGCGGGACCTGCGGGACGCCACCGACGACCTGCTCGACGCCCGCCTCGACCGGCTCCTCACCGCCCTGGAAGCGCTGCCCGCCGGCCGGCGTTTCATCGACCAGCGGCAGGTGGACCGGGCCGGCGGGCACGGCCTCTACACCGGCATGCTCGACGCGGCCTTCCAGACCTTCGCCGCGATGTCCGTGGCGCCCGACGTCGACCTCACCCGGCAGGCCCGCGCGTTGAACCTGCTCGGCCAGTCCCGGGAGCTGCTCAGCCAGGCCGACGCGCTGGTGGCCGGGGCGCTCGCCGCCGGCCGGTTCGCCCCGGGCGAGCACGCCCGGCTCGTCCAGACCGTCGGCAACCAGCGGTACGCGGCCACGCTGGCCGTCACCGACCTGCCGTACCTGGTCCGCAGCAACTTCCAGCAGCTCAGTGAGGGGCCGGACTTCGTCCGGTTGCGCCGGCTCCAGGAGGAGCTGATGGTCGCCGACCGGTCCGGCCGGCCCCCGGTGGACGAGACGGCCTGGCGGTCCACCCACGACGCCGTCCAGCGACAGCTACGGGACTTCGAACTGGCCGAGGCGGCGGCGTTGACCGACCGCTCCGTGCCGGTGGCCGTCGGCATCCTGGTCCGGCTCGCCGCCGCCGGACTGCTCGGCCTGGTCGCGGTGGTGATCTCCCTGACCGTGGCGTGGCGGGTCGGGCGCTCCCTGGTCCAGCGGCTGACCGGGGTCCGGACGGCCGCGCTCGACCTGGCCGAACGCCGACTGCCCGACGTGGTGGCGCGGCTGCGCCGGGGCGAGCCGGTCGACGTGGCCCGGGAGGCCCCGCCGCTGGAGTTCGGCGCCGACGAGATCGGTCAGGTCGGGCACGCGTTCAGCGTCGCCCAGGCCACCGCCGTCCGGTCGGCGGTGGACGAGGCGGCCCTGCGGCACGGGCTGAACGAGGTCTTCCTCAACATCGCCCGACGCAGCCAGGGGCTGGTGCACCGGCAACTCGCCCTGCTCGACCGGATGGAACGGCGCACCGAGGACCCGGCGGAGCTGGCCGAGCTGTTCCAGGTCGACCATCTGGCCACCCGGATGCGACGCCATGCCGAGGACCTGGTCATCCTCGCCGGCGCCACCCCGGGCCGCGGCTGGCGCAACCCGGTCGCCGTGCTCGACGTGATCCGGGGCGCGATCTCCGAGGTGGAGTCGTACGCCCGGGTCGACATCGTCGCCGTGCAGCCCGCCGCCGTGGTGGGCCGGGCCGTCGGCGACGTGATCCACCTGCTCTCCGAGCTGATCGAGAACGCGACCTCGTTCTCCCCGCCGCACACCCGGGTGCAGGTGCGTGGCGAGCGGGTGCCGAACGGGTACGTCGTCGAGGTCACCGACCAGTGCCTCGGAATGACCCCGGAGGCGATCGAGGAGACCAACCGGCGGCTGGCCAGCGCGCCGGAGTTCGACCCGTCGGAGAGCGCCCGCCTCGGCCACTTCGTGGTGGCCCGGCTGGCCGCCCGGCACGGGGTGCGGACGCAGGTGCGCGCCTCCGCCCAGGGCGGGTTGACCGCGGTGGTCCTGCTGCCGGTCGCGGTGGTGACCGCCCAGCCGGCCCGGCCGCCGACCCGGGGCGTCGACGGCGTCGGGGCGGGCCGGATGGCCAAGGTGACGAAGCTGAACACCGCGCCCCGGTCCCGGCCGGCCGGGCGTGGCGTCCGGGAGCCGAACGCCGCGCCGTCGGTGGTGCCGTTGTCGTCGGCGCGGCCGGCCCCGACCGAGGCGCCGATCGGCCCGGACGGCCTGCCGCGCCGGATCCGCCAGCGCGGCCCGGTCCGACCGGTCCGTCGGTCGACGCCCGGTGAGCCCTCGGCCCGTACCCCGGAGCAGGTCCGGGCCGCGATGGCGGCGCTCCAGGCCGGCACCGCCCGGGGCCGGCAGGCCGCCACCCGCCCGCCGCAGCAGCCCACCGCCCGGCCGCCCGGCGGGCCGGCGGGGGCGGTGGACGCGCCCACGCTGCCCACCGGGTCGCCGGTGGACGAGCCGACGACGGAGCTACCCCGGCTGTCGCCGGTGGAGACGACCGTCGAAACTGTCACCGGAACGGGAAAGGACGCGTAGTGGTGCAACCCACGAGGCAGGCCACGGATCTCGACTGGCTGCTCGACGAACTGGTCGACCGGGTGCCGGCCGCCCGCCAGGCGGTGGTGCTCTCCGCCGACGGGTTGCTGATGGGTACCTCCAGCGGGCTGGACCGGGACGACGCCGAGCACTTCTGCGCGATGGCCTCGGGGTTCGCCAGCCTCGCGAAGGGCGCCAGCCGCCACTTCGCCGCCGGCCCGGTCCGCCAGACGGTGGTGGAGATGGAGTCGGCGTACCTCTTCGTCACCGCCGCCGGGCAGGGCGCGTGCCTGGCGGTGCTCAGCGACGCCGAGGCGGACATCGGCCTGGTCGCGTACGAGATGGCGATGCTGGTGACCCGGGTCGGCGAGACCCTCGCCGTCGGGTCGCGGGCCTCGACGGTCGTGACCGATGCGCGCTGAGCCGCCGGGGCGGCCACACGTCTGGCTGGACGACGACGCCGGCCCGGTGGTGCGCCCCTACACCGTCACCGGCGGCCGGGTCGCCCCGGTGACCGGTGACTTCGACCTGGTCGCCTTCGTGCTGGCCAGCCCGGACGCCGAGCCGGACGACCACCCCCACCTGCACCCGGAGCACCGGCAGCTCGTCGAGCTGGCCGGCGAGCCGATGTCGGTGGCGGAACTCGCCGCGCACCTCAACCTCGCCGTCGGCGTGGTCCGGGTGCTGGTCGGCGACCTGCTCGCCGGTGGGCTCGTCGACGTGCACGAGCCGCCGACCACTGCGTACCTGCCCGACGACAACATCCTCAAGGCGGTGGCCAATGGACTTCGTGCGCTCTGACCGGAACGGAGCCGGCCAGCGGGTCCCGCTGGCCCTGAAGATCCTCATCGCCGGAGGCTTCGGGGCCGGCAAGACCACCCTGGTGAGCGCGCTCAGCGAGGTCCGGCCGTTGCAGACCGAGGAGGTGCTCACCGACGCCGGGATCGGCACCGACGACACCTTCGGCGTGGAGGGGAAGTCCACCACCACGGTGGCCATGGACTTCGGCCGGATCACCATCAACGAGGACCTCCAGGTCTACCTGTTCGGCACCCCCGGCCAGGACCGCTTCTGGTTCCTCTGGGACGAGCTGGCCTTCGGCGCGCTCGGCGCGGTGGTGCTCGCCGACACCCGGCGGCTGGCCGACTGTTTCCCGTCGGTCGACTACTTCGAGCAGCGGGGCATCCCGTTCGTGGTCGGGGTGAACTGCTTCGACGGCTCGCGGCGGTTCAGCCTCGACTCGGTGCGCCGGGCGCTCGATCTCGACCCGGACGTGCCGTTGGTGCTCTGCGACGCCCGGGACCGCCAGTCCGGCAAGCTGGTGCTGGTGGCGCTGGTCGAGCACGTCGCCGCGATGCGGGGCGAGCCGGCCGCCTGATCCTCGGCCGGGCGCGGCGCGTGGACGATTTTCCGCGGGAAACCGGTTCGTCGGCCGGTGATCCCGGGAAGGCTCAGGAGTGATCTCGACAGCCAGTGATCTCGGCAGTCCCGGGGGCGGCGACCCCCGGGCAGGGCGGAAGGCGGTACCGGTGACCGACGAGGGTGGCATCGTCCACATCGGTGGCTACACGGCGGAGGGCGACGGCAAGGGCGAGGGCATCGTCGCCGCCCGACGGGACCCCGGCACGGGGGAGCTGACCCCGCTCGGCACGGCGGCGGTCACCCCGTCCCCGTCGTTCCTGGCGCGGCACCCCACCCTGCCCGTGCTGTACGCGGCGCACGAGCTGCCGGAAGGGCAGGTCAGCGCCTGGCGGATCGGTTCGGACGGCGACCTGACCCGGCTCGGCGGCGGGCCCACCGGCGGGCCCGAGCCGTGTCACCTGGCGGTCACCCCGGACGGGCGGCACCTGGTGGTGGCCAACTACGGCGGCGGCAGCGTGGCGGTCTTCCCGCTCGACGGGACGGGCACGCCGGGTGAGCGCAGCGACCTGGTCGTGCACTCCGGGCACGGCCCGGACCCGGAGCGCCAGGAGCAGGCGCACGCGCACATGGTCTCGCCGGATGCGGCGGGCGGCCCGCTGTACGCGGTCGACCTCGGCACCGACTCGGTGTACCGGTACGACCTGGACCAGGCGACCGGGCGGCTGGTGCCGCGCGCGCCCCGGGTCCACGTCCACGCCGGCTCCGGGCCCCGGCACCTGGCCCGGCACCCCGACGGGCGGCGGGTGTACCTGGTCGGCGAGCTGGACGCCACGGTGACCGCGTACGACCGGGGCGCCGACGGGGCGCTGCGGGAGCGGGGCCGGGTGCCGGCCAGCGGCCGGGCCGGGCACGTCCAGCCGTCGGAGATCGCGGTCGGACCGCAGGGACGGGTGCTCTACGTCGCCAACCGGGGGGTGGGCACGCTCGCGGTCTTCGCCCTCGACGGTGACCTGCCGGAACTCGTCGACGAGGTGGAGACCGGCGGGGAGTGGCCCCGGCACTTCGCCTGGGCGGGCCGCGACCTCTACCTGGCGGACCAGCGGGCCGACATGATCCGGCAGTTCCGCATCGACCCGGCCTCCGGAGTGCCGACGGCGGTGGGGGAGCCGGTCCCGGTGCCGAGCCCGAGCTGCGTCCTGCTCTGAGCCAGCCGTGCCGATTCAGTCACCCAACGTGACATGCGGCGGGTTTTCGCAGGTCGACTGTTCATCCTGAGTAACTTTCGTCCGAACGGTTGTGGCAGCAACGTTCACCGGTCCGCAAGATGGTCACTGTGTCGGGCCGCCATCGCATGCGTTCGAAGATTCGTGGAGCGGGCGCCGTCGCCTCGGCGACGGCGCTCGTTGTCGTCGTCACCGGGTCCTGGTTCGGGTACCAACGACTGGTCGGGCCGGCCTGCTCGGGTCAGGTCGAGCTGACCGTCGCCGCGGCGCCCGAGGTCGCCCCGGCGGTGCAGGCGGCGGCCGCGAAGTGGATGGACGACGGCGCGGCGGTCGGCGGCGCCTGCATCGCGGTGAACGTCTCCGCCCAGGAGCCGGTCGACGTCGCGGCGGCGGTCGCCGGCAAGCACGGCGTCACCCTGGCCGGCGTGGGGCAGGCCAGCGGCACGGCCGTCACCCCGGACGTGTGGGTGCCGGACTCCTCCACCTGGTTGTCCCGGCTGAAGGAGGGCGGCGCCGCGGCGTTCGACCCGGCCAACGGCGACTCGATCGCCCGCAGCCCGGTGGTGGTGGCCATGCCGGAGCCGGTGGCCACCCGACTCGGCTGGCCGCAGAAGAAACTCACCTGGTCCGACCTGCTGAAACAGATGAACACCGGGACGAACCTGCGGACCGGCATCGTCGAGCCGACCCGGGACGCCGCCGGCCTCGCCGGGCTGCTGTCGTTGACCGCCGCGGCCAGCGCGGCCGGTGGCGACGTCCAGCAGGCGAAGACGGGCGCGCTGCGGGCGTTGGCGACCGGCCGCTCCGCGCTGCGGCAGGACCTGCTGGCCCGCTTCCCGCGCGCCACCGACCCCGCGGCCGTGGCCGGCGGGCTGGGCGCGGCGCCGCTGTCCGAGGAGGACGTCGTCGCGTACAACAGCACCAAGCCGCCGGTGCCGCTCGCCGCGCTCTACCTGGAGCCCGCGCCGATGCCGTTGGACTACCCGTACGCGGTGCTGCCGGGCATCGAGCCGGCCCGGGCGTCCGCCGCGAGCGTGCTGTTCGAGGCGCTCACCACGGCGTCCTTCCGGGACCGGTTGGCCGCCCAGGGGCTGCGGGCCCCGGACGGCAGCGCCGGCGCCGCGTTCCAGGCGCCCAGGGGCGCGCCGGACGCCGCCGGGGCGCCCGCCCCGGGCGACGGCGGCACGGCGGCGGGCGGGCTGGACCCGTCGGCGATCGAGGCCGCCGTGTCGGGCTGGTCGATCGCCACCCAGTCCGGCCGGATGCTCTGTGTCATCGACGTGTCCGGCTCGATGAAGGCGCCGGTGCCGACCGCCGACAACGCCTCCCGCGAACAGGTCACGGTCGCCGCGGCGAGCCGGGGGCTGGGGCTCTTCGACGACTCGTGGGCGATCGGGCTGTGGACCTTCTCCACCCAGTTGGTCGGCAGGCGGGACTACCGCGAGCTGGTCCCGATCGGCCCGCTCTCCACCCAGCGCCGTCAGTTGGAGGCGGCCCTGGGCACGGTACGGCCGAAGGACAACGGCGACACCGGCCTGTACGACACGGTGCTGGCCGCCTACCGGACGGTGCAGGACGACTGGGAGCCCGGCCGGGTCAACTCGGTCGTGCTCTTCACCGACGGCAAGAACGAGGACGACGACGGGATCAGCCAGGACGCGCTGCTCGGCGAGCTGACCCGGATCGCCGACCCGGAACGACCCGTCCAGGTCGTGATCATCGGTATCGGGCAGGACGTCAGCCGTACCGAGCTGGAGGCGATCACCAAGGTCACCGGGGGCGGGGTCTTCGTCACCGAGGACCCCACCAAGATCGGTGACATCTTCCTGAAGGCGATCGCGCTGCGCCCCAACGCGCCACGCTGACCGACCGGACAGTCAACGACGGCTGATCGTACGAGGCAAGGGTTGCGCGAATCCGTCCACAACGGAATCAGCAAGTGACGGTATTCCGTCGGTGGCTTCCGAGGGGACGATTATCAGGGGAAGATGTCCGGGTGCTCGCGCGGCACCGGCGACCGGGGATGCCGACGCCGTCCCGGCACCACCGACGCTAGTGGGGAGGGTCGTTGACCTCGGCGCTGCTGACCCCTGCCTCGACCTCGGCGCCGTCCGGCGCGCACCGGCCGACACGTACGGGCCGGGCCGAGGAACGAGCCTACGTTCGTACCCTGGTGGTGCTGGACACCGCCGTGCTCGGCGTGGCCGTGCTGATCGGCTACGTGACCCGCTTCGGTGACCACGAGCCCCGTGGCTCGGACGTGCCCTACGTCCTGGTGGCGCCCGGGCTGGTGATCGCCTGGCTGCTCTCGCTGAAGATGCTGCGCTGCTACGACGACCGGGTGCTGGGCTACGGGGCGGACGAGTACCGCCGCGTCACCTCGGCGAGCCTGCGGCTGGCCGCGACCATCGCGATCACCGGCTACATCCTGGACGTGGGCGTGTCCCGGGGCTTCCTGGCGATCGCCCTGCTGGCCGGCACGCTCGGGCTGGTGGCGGCCCGGTTCGCGGCCCGCAAACGACTGCACCTGGCCCGCTGCCGGGGCGCCGGCTGGTCCCGGCGGGTGCTGGCGGTGGGGGACACGCCGCACGTCCTCGAGCTCGTGCACACCCTGCGCCGCGAGCCGTACGCCGGCTACCAGGTGGTGGGGGCGTGCATCCCGGACGCGTTGCTCGCCCCGGTGCCGCAGCGGCTGGGTGACGTGCCGGTGGTCGGCTCGTTCCGGGGCATCCCGGAGGCGGCCGAGGCGATCGGCGCGGACACCGTGGCGATCACCACCTCCAGCGAGCTGACCGCGACCCGGCTGCGCCGGCTCGGCTGGCAGTTGGAGGGGACGGGGATCGACCTGGTGCTGGCCCCGGCCCTGACCGACGTGGCCGGCCCGCGGATCCACACCCGCCCGGTCGCCGGGCTGCCGTTGATCCACGTGGAGGCCCCCGAGTTCCGGGGCGCCCGCAAGCTGATCAAGGGACTGGTCGACCGGTCGCTGTCCCTGCTGGCCCTGGCGGCGCTGTCCCCGCTGCTGTTGCTGATCGCGCTGGCGGTCCGCCTCGACAGTCGTGGCCCGGTGCTGTTCCGGCAGACCCGGGTCGGTCAGGGCGGGCGCGAGTTCGGTGTGTTCAAGTTCCGCACCATGGTGGTCGACGCCGACGCGATGCTCGCCGAGCTGACCGCCCGCAACGAGACCGACGGGCTGCTGTTCAAGATGCGCGACGACCCCCGGGTGACCCGGGTCGGTCGGCTGCTGCGCAAGTGGTCACTGGACGAGCTGCCACAACTCGTCAACGTGCTGATCGGGCAGATGAGCCTGGTCGGCCCGCGCCCGCCGCTGCCGTCGGAGGTGGCCCGCTACGACGGCGACGTGGCCCGCCGGCTGCTGGTCAAGCCGGGCATGACCGGTCTCTGGCAGGTCAGTGGCCGGTCCGACCTGAGCTGGGAGGACGGCATCCGGCTCGACCTGTACTACGTGGAGAACTGGTCGCTGGCCGCCGACCTGACCATCCTGTGGAAGACCTTCGGCGCGGTGGTCAACAGCCGGGGCGCGTACTGACCGGCGGTCAGGGCCGCGGGCCGTGCCAGTCCAGGCACACCACGACCGCGTCGTCGACCAGGTCGCCCGCGACGAAGGCGCGCAGGTCACCGATGAGGGACCGGACGGCGTCCAGGGGCGCCACCGGCCCGGTCCGGCGCACGAACCGCTCCAGGGCGGTCTCGCCGTACCGCACGTTCTGGCCGGTGGCCTCGACGACCCCGTCGCTGACCACGAAGAGCCGGTCATCGGGGCGCAGCGGGAACGTCTGGGGCCGGTAGTCCGTCCCCTCGAACATGCCGAGCGGAAACTGCGCCTCCAGCGGCTGCTCGTGGACCGCGCCGTCGCGCAGCAGCACCAGCCGGGGCGACCCGGCGTCGACCACGGTCGTCACCCCGTCGGCCAGGTCGAGTTCCAGCAGCAACGCGGAGACGTGCCGGTCACCCTGGTAGGCCGAGTAGATCGCCTGGTCGGCCAGGGCCGCCTGGTCGGCCAGGGAGATCCCGGCCCGGCGGGCGTTGCGCAGCGCGTACACGGCCAGCGAGGTGAGCATCGAGGCCTCGACGCCTTCGCCCATGCCGTTGACCACCGACAGCCACAGCCGGGCGCCGTCGTCGGACCAGTCGAAGCTGTCGCCGCGCACCGCGTACGCGGGTTCGAGCTGACCGGCCAGGCTGAACGACGGTCGCTCCCGGCTGCGGCCGGGCAGCAGCTCCCACTGCATCTCGGCGGCCAGGGTGAGGCGTCGGCTGCGTCGGGCGGTCCGGTACACGTCCGTGCCGGCGGCGACGGCGGCCAGCTCGTGACCGAGGACGGTGGCGATCTCGGTGAGCTCGGTCAGCACGGTGGGGTCCGTGGGCGCCGGGGCGAACCGGAGCACGCCGCGGCGTTCGCCGCGCATGCCGACCGGCAGGTATCCGGCCCCGTCGGCGAGCACCGGCTCCTGGTGGTCGAAGCACCGCCAGGCCGGGTGACCGGGAGTGGTAAGCGCTTCCCCGTCCCGCAGCGGCAACAGCGCTGACAGCCGGTAGTCGACCTGGAGCAGCTCGACGTCGGTGATCCCGTACGACCGGGCGAGCTCGTCGGAGATCCGGTCCAGGAGGAGGTCCGCGGGCGCTGCGGTCAGCGCCCGACGGGCCCGGTTGACCGGCACGCTCATGAGCACTCCTTCTGGTAGCCCGACCAGCAGCGGGTCAGGGGTAGTCTCGGGCACACGATGGCCGAGCAACAGCGTCCACACGGACCGGAAGCGAGTATGGCTGGGGTGCTCGACGACGCGGCAGCCAGCCTGCTCGCGGTGTGGGAGCAGTCCCGGGAGCGGACCACGAGTCAGCTGTCCGGCGTCCAGTTACGCGTGGTGATGGCAGTGGCCGAGCACGACGGGATCAACCTGCGGCGGCTCGCCGGCATGCTCGGCATGCTGTTGTCGTCGGCCAGCCGGCTCTGTGACCGGTTGGTCGCCGCCGGCATGCTGGAACGGGAACCGGGTCGGCTCGATCGTCGCGAGATCTCCCTGCACCTGACCCCGGAGGCCGTCCGGCTCCTGGCCGACCTGCGCGCCGACCGTCGGGCCAGGCTGGCCCGGGTGCTCGCCCGGATGACGCCCGCCGGCCGGGAGGCTCTGGTCCGGGGGCTCGTGGAGTTCGACGCGGTGGCCCGCCGCCTGGCCACGTCGGCCGACCCGGCCGAACCCACCGACCTGACGGACCCGGCCGAACCCACCGACCTGACGGACCCGGCCGAATCCACCGACCTGACCGGCCCCACCGATCTGGCTGACCCGGCCCACCTGGCTGGCCCGGCCGAGCAGCGGGAACCGACGCCCGGACCGCAGCCGTTCCGGCGCACCGCCTGAGCTCCGTCCGCCTCCGGCGCGCGGGTGTTTCGCGTTCCGTGGCTGCTCGCGGCGGAGAGGCGATCGGATCGGCGTCTCGGGGTGCGGTGGCCCGAGACGCCGGTACCTCGCGTTCACTACCCGTAGTTACTCTCCGGCTCGCTTGTCGCTTCGTGACGCAGTGTGACGTCATAGGTGACGGCTGCCACCCGGTCGCAGACTTTGCTCTGCACCCGTATCGGCACCACTCGTATGAGCAGGAGAAACCTCAACAGGATGGGTGACGCTGTCTTGAGTTCCTGATCACCATGTGTGGCTGGCGCGTATCAGGGTGCAGAGCAAAGGGCGCAACGAGATCCGTAGGCCTACGACAGAACATCACTGGAAGTGAGGCCGGCGGCACTGCGTCGTGCGACGACGTGAGGGCACGCCGAGCGGATCGTGTGGTGATCCAGCGCGGACGGCCGGGTAGGCGGAAGCGGGTCGGGCGAGGGCGGGCGGGGGACCCGGACTGACCGCGGGGGACCCGGGCTGACCGCGGGGGACCCGGACTGGCCTCAGCCGGGAAGGCGGGCCTGGCGGAGGTACCGGGCGGCGCGGGGATGCTCGGTGAGGGCGTCGGCGCAGGCGACCAGCAGGGCGTCGTACGACGGCTGCCGGGGACCGGACGTGACGACCTGGCGCTGCCATCGGACGAACCCGGCGACCAGCTCCGGATCGTCGACCCGGAGCGCGGCGGCGAGCGAGTCCAGCAGTTGGGCGACGGCGGTTTCGAGCTGCTCACCGTCGCCCTCGGCGGTCGCCGCCGTCCGGGCGACCGACTGCACCACCTCGCGGCGGCGGCGCAGGACGGCGACGTGTTCGTCGTCCTGCGGGCGCGGCACGGGATCCCCTGGCGCGGTGCGCTGGTGGCGACGTTCCAGCAGGTCGAGCGCGTCCCGCGCGGACGCGCCCCAGGCGGCGGCGCCCACCGCCGCGGCCCAGCGGCCGTCCGCGCCGAAGCCCGGTCCGCCGGCGACCACCGGCACGCCGGCGGACCGGCACGCCTCGATCATCCGGGCCGCCCGGATCAACCGGCTCGGCTGCACGCAGCTCAGCAGGACCGCGTCCGGCCCGGTCTGGTGCAGGTAGCTGACCAGGTGCCGGGGCGGGACGCTGGCCCCGAGGAACGTCACCCGCCAGCCGCCGGCCCGGACCACCTCGGCGACGATCCGCGCGGCCAGCGCGTGCCACTCGCCCTCCACGCAGGCCAGCACCACGTGACCGCGTCGCCCCGGGTCGGTGAGCCGGCGGCCCACCGCGGCCACCACCTCCTCGCCGACGTGTGTCGCGGCGTGCTCCCGGGCGACGCTCCACCGCCCGGTCAACCAGCGCCGACCGATCTCCCGCTGGGCCACGGCCACCAGGTCGACCAGCACGTCCGGGACCGACCAGCCGTCGTCGAGCAGGCCCAGCACGAGCCGGGTGGCGGCGACGGTGGGCTCCGCCCCGTCCAGGCAGGCGAGGTACGCGTGCACGGCCGACGCCCTCGTCTCGACGGTCGGGCCGGCGCCGGCCGCGCCGTCGGTGGGGTCCCGGGGCGGGCCGTTCACCCCCCGGGCGCTGCCGCGATGGCCAACATGGCGATGTCGTCGTGGCCCTGCCCGTCGAGCCACTCGTCGACGAGTTGCAGCAGCCGGTCCACCATGGCCCGGGGTGGCAGGCCGGCCCCGGAGGCGAGCGCCCGACGCAGCCGTCCCGCACCGAACATCTCGATCGCGCCCGGTCCGCCCCGCGCCTCGGTCACCCCGTCGGTGTAGGCGAGCAGCAGCTCACCGGGAGCGAGGCGGAGCTCGACCTCGACGAACCGCGCGTCGCTGAGCGCGCCCACCGGCATCCCGCCGACGGTCGCCGTCCGGACCGCGCCGGCGGCCGTCACCACCAGCGGGGACGGGTGGCCGCCGCCGGCGACCCGCAGCGTGACGCCGCCGTCCGGCCCGGCGGCGAAGGCGCCCAGCAGCAGGGTGGTGAACTGGTTGCGCCGGGTGGCTTCCGGCGCGTCGAACAGCGCCCGGTTGAGCAGGGCCATCAGCTCCAGCGGGCGCTGCTCCACCAACCGCAGCGTCTGGATCGACTGGCGAACCCGGCCGGTGAGCACGGCCGCCCCGACACCCTTGCCGCAGACGTCACCGAGCGCGAACGTGCCCCCGTCGCCGGTGGCGGAGACGTCGTAGAAGTCCCCACCGATGCGCAGGCTGTCGCCGGCCGCCCGGTAGCCGCCGGCCAGGGCCACCCCGGGAATCTCGGGCAACCTGGGCGGGAGGAGGCTGGCCTGGAGCACCCGGGCCAGGTGGGTCTGCTCGCCGTACAGCTCGGCGGTGGCCAGCGCCGCGCCCGCCCGCGCCGCGAACTCCCGGGCCACGTCGGTGTCCCGCTCGTCGAAGCCCGTCCGCCCGGCCCGGCGTACCAGGATCAACGCGCCGGTCGGGCCGCCGGCCCCGAGCACCGGGGTGACCAGGACGGTGCCGGGGCGACCGAACCCGTCCGGCAGCAGCCGACCGAGGTCGGCGAGCTCGGCGTCCAGCCAGGGGCGGGCGTCGGTGCGGTCGCCGTCGAGCGCCTCGGCGAGCCCGGGGACCGAGTCGGCCAACTCGGCCGGGCCGGTCCCGACGAGCGGACCCGGATCGCCGT
The sequence above is a segment of the Micromonospora sp. WMMD882 genome. Coding sequences within it:
- a CDS encoding PP2C family protein-serine/threonine phosphatase gives rise to the protein MTTTREGGVTGPVSGDGHATRERSRPTPAGAAPTDATLARELLDGLAEAVVTADAQGVVTLVNAMAVELLPEVTPGTPLAGAPMPALAGAARAGADVFETEHRGRRLRGVRRTLKGPGHAWYVRDVTEERARTDALLAERSRTAFLARAGSRLGVSLHREQTQRTTVTLPVPYLADAALLVHRAPPPAPADAEPVWVRFADGDPGPLVGTGPAELADSVPGLAEALDGDRTDARPWLDAELADLGRLLPDGFGRPGTVLVTPVLGAGGPTGALILVRRAGRTGFDERDTDVAREFAARAGAALATAELYGEQTHLARVLQASLLPPRLPEIPGVALAGGYRAAGDSLRIGGDFYDVSATGDGGTFALGDVCGKGVGAAVLTGRVRQSIQTLRLVEQRPLELMALLNRALFDAPEATRRNQFTTLLLGAFAAGPDGGVTLRVAGGGHPSPLVVTAAGAVRTATVGGMPVGALSDARFVEVELRLAPGELLLAYTDGVTEARGGPGAIEMFGAGRLRRALASGAGLPPRAMVDRLLQLVDEWLDGQGHDDIAMLAIAAAPGG